The following are encoded together in the Candidatus Methylomirabilis oxygeniifera genome:
- the fhcA gene encoding Formyltransferase/hydrolase complex subunit alpha (fhcA) (Evidence 2b : Function of strongly homologous gene; Product type e : enzyme) has protein sequence MGRSLRIVGGEVYDPANGIDGAIKEICVEDGKIVESCTRPAEVIDAANLVIMPGGVDIHTHVGSPAVNAARGFRPEDHQRMHFHSKPAAGIRSGVGSTVPSTFATGYLYAQMGYTTVMEGANAPIGVRHTHEELIDIPIVDKGLYIELGSNEFILKFIKAGEMEKVKRYVAWLLRSLKAYGVKLVNPGGVEQWKYGKDVKNLDDKVHYFDVTPRQILKALAWANESLGLPHSIHLHANSLGTPNNYLTTLDTMRTLEGSRLHVAHAQFHSYGGENWGGFCSKAAEIAEYINTHPNITTDIGQIVFGDATTITADGPWQYRLYKLSKNKWYNQDVEIETGCGIVPYTYRENNFVNALQWAIGLELFLLIRDPWRVFLSTDHPNGGPFYLYPWIIRLLMDKPFRDEMLKRVHKRVLPETMLSSLDREYTLNEIAIISRAGPARALGLTHKGHLGVGADADITIYSKDSDKEQMFEHPVYVIKGGETVLRDGEIIHSVDGKTLFVIPPEVGEMDPTFKTEFENYYTIRYQNFPIDIEDIPHREAIPVGAPR, from the coding sequence ATGGGACGCTCATTACGAATTGTCGGCGGTGAGGTCTACGACCCGGCTAACGGGATCGATGGGGCCATTAAAGAGATCTGTGTTGAGGATGGAAAGATTGTAGAGTCCTGTACCAGGCCCGCTGAGGTGATTGACGCCGCGAATCTGGTCATTATGCCGGGTGGTGTCGATATTCATACTCACGTCGGCAGTCCGGCGGTCAACGCGGCTCGCGGGTTCAGGCCGGAGGATCACCAGCGGATGCATTTCCACTCAAAGCCCGCTGCCGGTATCAGGTCAGGCGTAGGCTCGACGGTCCCCTCCACCTTTGCGACCGGCTACCTGTATGCTCAGATGGGCTATACCACCGTGATGGAAGGCGCAAACGCGCCCATCGGTGTTCGGCATACCCATGAGGAGTTGATCGATATCCCGATCGTGGATAAGGGACTGTATATCGAATTGGGGAGCAATGAGTTTATCCTGAAATTCATTAAGGCCGGCGAGATGGAGAAGGTCAAGCGATATGTCGCCTGGCTCCTCAGATCGTTGAAGGCGTATGGCGTCAAGCTGGTCAACCCCGGCGGGGTCGAGCAGTGGAAGTACGGCAAGGACGTGAAGAACCTGGACGATAAGGTCCACTACTTCGACGTCACGCCACGTCAGATCCTGAAGGCACTCGCCTGGGCCAACGAAAGCCTCGGATTGCCTCACTCGATCCACCTGCACGCCAATAGTCTGGGCACACCCAATAACTACCTGACGACTCTGGACACGATGCGGACGCTTGAGGGCTCAAGACTCCATGTGGCGCACGCTCAGTTCCACAGTTACGGCGGAGAAAACTGGGGTGGTTTCTGCTCAAAGGCGGCCGAGATCGCGGAGTATATCAATACCCATCCCAACATCACGACGGACATCGGCCAGATCGTCTTTGGTGATGCCACGACCATCACGGCGGACGGCCCGTGGCAGTACCGGTTGTATAAGCTCAGCAAGAATAAATGGTACAACCAGGACGTCGAGATCGAAACGGGATGTGGGATCGTTCCGTATACCTATCGGGAGAACAACTTTGTCAACGCCCTGCAATGGGCCATCGGGCTGGAGCTTTTCCTCCTGATCCGTGACCCGTGGCGAGTATTTCTTTCCACGGATCATCCCAACGGCGGCCCCTTCTACCTCTATCCCTGGATCATCAGGCTGCTCATGGATAAACCGTTCCGGGATGAGATGCTGAAGCGCGTCCATAAGCGTGTGTTGCCGGAGACGATGCTGTCGTCGCTTGACCGCGAGTATACCCTGAATGAGATCGCCATCATCTCCAGGGCGGGTCCCGCGAGAGCATTGGGGCTCACGCATAAGGGCCACCTGGGGGTGGGAGCGGATGCCGACATTACCATCTATTCCAAGGACAGCGATAAGGAGCAGATGTTCGAGCATCCCGTCTATGTCATCAAGGGCGGCGAGACGGTGCTTCGTGACGGCGAGATCATTCACAGCGTTGATGGTAAGACCCTGTTTGTGATCCCGCCTGAGGTCGGCGAGATGGACCCGACGTTCAAGACCGAATTCGAAAACTACTACACGATCCGGTACCAGAATTTCCCGATCGATATCGAGGACATCCCCCACCGAGAGGCGATTCCTGTGGGAGCGCCTCGATGA
- a CDS encoding conserved hypothetical protein; putative Glutathione synthase, possibly involved in H4MPT biosynthesis (homologous to orf5 of M. extorquens AM1) (Evidence 4 : Homologs of previously reported genes of unknown function), protein MRIGILADRNGWHVEVLAKALARRGCQADFLPITRLVARVPADPLVAINGQSLESYDALLIRTIPEGSLEQIIFRMNALHRLEAAGVRIMNRPSPLEQTVDKYYTSSLLASRGLPTPRTIVAEGFDEAMAALCELGDVVVKPLFGAGGRGMVRVCDADVAYRVFRALALTRSIFYIQEFVPHGDYDLRGLVIGDRVVAAMRRRSDGWRHNVSQGAQPEPIVMDEEATRLCLEASRLLETDYAGIDLLKTDKGYTVVEVNSIPGWSGLQRTTEIDLAQEIADHLVSLLERLC, encoded by the coding sequence ATGAGAATCGGGATCCTGGCCGACAGAAACGGGTGGCACGTCGAGGTACTGGCGAAGGCGCTGGCGCGACGCGGCTGCCAGGCCGACTTCCTGCCGATTACCCGACTGGTGGCCCGTGTCCCCGCCGATCCGCTTGTCGCGATCAACGGCCAATCCCTCGAATCGTACGATGCGCTGCTGATCCGGACGATCCCGGAAGGGTCGCTGGAGCAGATCATCTTCAGGATGAATGCGCTGCACCGGTTGGAAGCGGCCGGTGTGCGGATCATGAACCGACCCAGCCCGCTGGAACAGACTGTCGATAAGTACTATACGTCCAGTCTGCTCGCGTCGCGCGGCCTGCCGACCCCGCGGACAATAGTCGCCGAAGGGTTCGACGAGGCGATGGCGGCGTTGTGCGAGCTCGGCGATGTGGTGGTGAAGCCGCTCTTTGGCGCCGGGGGACGAGGGATGGTGCGGGTGTGCGACGCCGACGTCGCCTATCGAGTCTTTCGCGCGCTTGCGCTGACTCGGAGCATCTTCTACATCCAGGAGTTTGTCCCGCATGGCGATTACGATCTCAGGGGTCTGGTGATAGGGGATCGTGTTGTTGCGGCCATGCGCCGACGGTCTGATGGGTGGCGGCATAATGTCTCTCAGGGCGCGCAGCCGGAGCCGATCGTCATGGACGAGGAAGCGACCAGACTCTGTCTTGAGGCCAGTCGACTGCTTGAGACCGATTATGCCGGGATCGATCTGTTGAAGACTGATAAGGGATATACGGTAGTCGAGGTCAACAGTATCCCCGGCTGGTCCGGCCTGCAGCGAACGACTGAAATCGATCTCGCCCAGGAGATCGCCGACCACCTGGTGAGTTTATTGGAACGCCTATGCTGA
- the fhcD gene encoding Formyltransferase/hydrolase complex subunit epsilon (fhcD) (Evidence 2b : Function of strongly homologous gene; Product type e : enzyme), translated as MEINGVHIDETYAEAFGAYAGRVTITACSKTWAYEAARSMTGFGTSVIGCGCEVAIEGIEPTDTPDDRPGVSVLLFAMSKKAVQEQLINRIGQCVMTAPTSACYNALEAEDRLSIGGKLKFFGDGFQISKRLDSQITENGSGPRRFWRIPVMDGEFIVEDRFGVKKGVAGGNFLLLGRGLPETLQAAERAIEVMRKVSGVIMPFPGGVVRSGSKVGSRYKFLNASSNTAFCPSLRGSVKSDLPEGVGAVLEIVIDGLTPEAVGEAMRVGIRAACGPGIVKISAGNYGGKLGKHHFHLHQLLAEG; from the coding sequence ATGGAGATTAATGGCGTTCATATCGATGAGACATACGCAGAGGCATTCGGCGCCTATGCCGGTCGGGTAACGATTACCGCGTGCAGTAAGACGTGGGCCTACGAGGCAGCTCGGAGCATGACGGGCTTCGGGACCTCGGTGATCGGCTGTGGTTGCGAGGTGGCCATTGAAGGGATCGAGCCGACGGACACGCCGGACGACCGCCCCGGCGTGAGTGTGTTGCTGTTTGCCATGTCAAAAAAGGCAGTTCAGGAGCAACTCATCAATCGGATCGGTCAGTGTGTGATGACCGCTCCTACCTCGGCCTGTTATAACGCCCTGGAGGCGGAAGATCGCCTGTCGATCGGGGGCAAGCTCAAATTCTTTGGAGATGGATTTCAGATCAGTAAGCGGCTTGACTCACAGATAACCGAAAACGGGAGCGGTCCGCGGCGCTTTTGGCGGATTCCTGTGATGGACGGCGAGTTCATTGTTGAAGACCGTTTCGGGGTGAAAAAGGGGGTAGCCGGAGGCAACTTCTTACTGCTGGGGCGCGGACTGCCGGAGACCTTGCAGGCTGCGGAGCGGGCGATCGAGGTGATGCGAAAGGTGTCGGGCGTCATTATGCCGTTCCCCGGCGGCGTCGTGAGATCCGGCAGTAAGGTCGGTTCGCGCTATAAGTTCCTCAATGCCTCAAGCAACACCGCCTTCTGCCCGTCGCTGAGAGGGTCGGTCAAGAGCGACCTGCCGGAAGGGGTTGGAGCGGTTCTCGAGATTGTCATTGATGGCCTGACGCCGGAGGCGGTGGGAGAGGCGATGCGGGTTGGTATTCGGGCCGCGTGCGGTCCGGGTATCGTGAAGATCTCCGCCGGCAACTACGGTGGAAAGTTAGGCAAACATCACTTTCACCTCCATCAGCTATTAGCTGAGGGCTGA
- the mch gene encoding Methenyltetrahydromethanopterin cyclohydrolase (Methenyl-H4MPT cyclohydrolase) (mch) (Evidence 2b : Function of strongly homologous gene; Product type e : enzyme) → MNRQACEILDRMAEQPEALGISISTLTNGARVVDMGVKAPGGLLAGKGLAEICLGGLGEVAFLPLHYGDFSTPGISVAIDSPLRPCLGSQYAGWKIHRGKFFAMGSGPARALARTEELFETIRIRDDHDSAVLVLESGRLPAEEVADYVAEKCGIKPDRVSLAVASTRSVAGGAQIAARSVETAMHKLMELGFDVTKVLSGFGTCPIATPAADDMAAIGRTNDCVLYGCEVFLTISATDAEIETFIEKIPSCSSRDYGQLFGDLFKRYDGDFYKIDPFLFSPAKITITNAASGRTYRAGRFNAELLQTSLLS, encoded by the coding sequence ATGAATCGCCAAGCCTGCGAGATTCTCGATCGAATGGCCGAGCAGCCGGAAGCGCTCGGCATCTCCATCTCGACACTGACGAACGGCGCCAGAGTTGTGGATATGGGGGTCAAGGCGCCTGGCGGCCTGCTCGCGGGGAAGGGGCTGGCGGAGATCTGCCTTGGTGGGCTGGGAGAGGTCGCGTTCCTTCCGCTTCACTACGGCGACTTCTCGACTCCGGGTATCAGTGTCGCGATCGACAGCCCGCTACGACCCTGCCTCGGCTCACAGTACGCCGGCTGGAAGATCCATCGCGGGAAGTTTTTTGCGATGGGGTCCGGTCCGGCCAGGGCGCTGGCGAGGACCGAGGAGCTGTTTGAGACGATTCGTATCCGGGACGACCACGACTCGGCAGTCCTCGTACTGGAAAGCGGCCGCCTGCCCGCTGAGGAGGTCGCCGATTACGTAGCGGAGAAATGCGGCATCAAGCCTGATCGGGTCTCCCTGGCGGTCGCTTCCACGCGAAGCGTTGCCGGGGGGGCGCAGATCGCGGCGCGCTCCGTAGAAACCGCGATGCACAAACTGATGGAGTTGGGTTTCGACGTGACCAAGGTACTCAGCGGCTTCGGCACCTGCCCCATTGCCACGCCTGCTGCGGACGATATGGCGGCGATCGGGCGAACCAACGATTGTGTCTTGTACGGTTGCGAGGTGTTCTTAACGATTTCGGCGACCGATGCCGAGATCGAGACGTTCATTGAGAAGATTCCCTCCTGCTCGTCTCGGGACTACGGCCAGTTGTTCGGAGACCTCTTTAAGCGTTACGATGGCGACTTCTATAAAATCGATCCGTTCCTTTTTAGTCCCGCCAAGATTACCATTACCAACGCCGCCAGCGGTCGAACCTATCGGGCCGGGCGCTTCAATGCCGAACTGCTTCAGACCTCTCTCCTGAGTTAA
- the fhcC gene encoding Formyltransferase/hydrolase complex subunit gamma (fhcC) (Evidence 2b : Function of strongly homologous gene; Product type e : enzyme), translating to MSPVVLRMKAAPTNIPLEAESISPDLFVQRSQGEIESMPVALGNETYRLGDFFTVEGERSDEIVLEGCTERVKWVGSGMTRGRIVIRGDVGMHAGSYMQGGEILVEGNADDFLGVEMQGGLIRVKGNARHRVGAAYRGSKYGMQGGTILVDGNVGHEVGAYMRRGLLVIKGNAEDFLGAMMMTGTICLFGQAGIRTGGGMQKGTIVCMRPVDLLPTFAYDCTYAPVFLRILFKELKRLGVACPAQADGLFRRYHGDIADVGKGEILIAA from the coding sequence ATGTCACCAGTCGTGCTTCGCATGAAAGCGGCCCCAACGAATATTCCACTTGAGGCGGAGTCGATCTCGCCCGATCTGTTCGTGCAGCGCAGTCAGGGGGAGATTGAGTCCATGCCCGTTGCGTTGGGAAACGAGACCTACCGGCTTGGCGACTTCTTCACGGTTGAAGGAGAGCGCTCGGATGAGATCGTTCTAGAGGGCTGTACGGAACGGGTCAAGTGGGTCGGTTCAGGGATGACGCGCGGTCGAATCGTGATCCGCGGCGACGTCGGGATGCACGCCGGATCGTACATGCAGGGCGGCGAGATCCTCGTCGAAGGGAATGCAGACGACTTTCTTGGCGTTGAAATGCAGGGCGGACTGATCCGGGTGAAGGGTAATGCGCGGCATCGGGTTGGGGCTGCCTATCGTGGGAGCAAGTACGGCATGCAGGGCGGGACCATCCTAGTCGACGGTAACGTCGGGCACGAAGTGGGCGCCTATATGCGGAGAGGTCTCCTCGTCATCAAGGGGAACGCCGAGGATTTCTTGGGGGCCATGATGATGACCGGAACGATCTGCCTCTTCGGCCAGGCAGGCATCAGAACAGGAGGCGGAATGCAGAAGGGGACCATCGTCTGCATGCGTCCCGTCGATCTACTGCCGACCTTCGCCTACGACTGCACCTATGCGCCGGTCTTTCTCCGAATTTTGTTTAAGGAGCTGAAGCGCCTGGGGGTAGCGTGTCCCGCTCAGGCAGACGGACTCTTCCGACGCTATCACGGCGACATTGCCGATGTTGGAAAAGGCGAAATCCTGATCGCTGCGTAA
- the fhcB gene encoding Formyltransferase/hydrolase complex subunit beta (fhcB) (Evidence 2b : Function of strongly homologous gene; Product type e : enzyme), with the protein MTESVAVKEPAVKEPYVMTGVVCPFCGVTCDDLEVKVEDGKITEVKNACVLGKATFLHHLEGLSTPRLYGKPATVDECIDAAAEVLAKAKYPLIYGLDSTELGAQRASIELADLIGANIDHTSSVCHAPSYQAVMTVGIPTCTSGETKNRADLVIFWGCNPAEAHPRHATRYSVTVKGMFVPKGKKDRTVIQVDVRPTPTTRIADAFIQMKPNSDYEVISALRALVKGHELPQAEVGGIPVDELKALVEKMKSCKFGIVYWGMGLTQTRGKYLNLVALLKLAQDLNEFTKFSCAAMRGHGNVVGMAQVLTWQTGFPFHVNMSRGYPRFNPGEFSVVDLLARKEIDAALIVAGDAIGNFPGSMAEHLKSIPLIAIDPKESDTTRVADIVIPSAQGAIGAGGMAYRMDHIPLMFKKVVESPYPSDREIIDRIIAKVKAMKSCGNGAPAPAGRG; encoded by the coding sequence ATGACTGAGAGCGTTGCCGTGAAAGAGCCGGCTGTGAAAGAACCGTATGTGATGACGGGCGTCGTCTGCCCCTTCTGCGGTGTGACGTGTGACGATCTGGAGGTCAAGGTCGAGGACGGAAAGATCACGGAGGTCAAAAACGCCTGCGTCCTGGGTAAAGCCACCTTTCTCCATCACCTGGAGGGGTTGTCGACCCCGAGGCTGTATGGAAAACCGGCCACCGTTGATGAATGTATCGACGCGGCCGCAGAGGTTCTCGCGAAGGCCAAGTATCCCCTCATCTATGGGCTCGACTCGACCGAGCTGGGCGCGCAGCGGGCGTCGATCGAGCTGGCCGATCTGATCGGTGCGAATATCGACCACACCTCATCGGTCTGCCACGCGCCGAGCTATCAGGCGGTGATGACCGTCGGCATCCCGACCTGCACGTCGGGAGAGACGAAGAACCGGGCCGATCTGGTGATCTTCTGGGGATGTAATCCGGCCGAGGCGCATCCACGGCATGCCACCCGGTACTCGGTGACCGTGAAGGGGATGTTCGTCCCCAAGGGGAAGAAGGACCGGACGGTCATTCAGGTCGATGTCAGGCCGACGCCGACCACACGAATTGCCGATGCCTTCATCCAGATGAAACCGAACTCCGACTACGAGGTCATTTCTGCACTCAGGGCGCTCGTGAAGGGCCACGAACTGCCGCAGGCTGAGGTCGGGGGAATACCGGTCGATGAATTGAAAGCCCTGGTAGAAAAGATGAAGAGCTGTAAGTTCGGGATCGTCTACTGGGGGATGGGCCTGACTCAGACCAGGGGTAAATATCTGAATCTCGTCGCGCTGCTCAAGCTCGCTCAGGATCTCAACGAGTTTACAAAATTTTCGTGCGCGGCGATGCGAGGTCATGGCAATGTCGTGGGAATGGCTCAAGTACTGACATGGCAAACCGGTTTCCCCTTCCACGTCAATATGAGTCGCGGCTATCCTCGATTCAACCCTGGGGAATTCTCGGTGGTCGATCTATTGGCCCGTAAAGAGATCGATGCCGCATTGATTGTTGCCGGCGACGCCATCGGGAACTTTCCCGGGAGCATGGCAGAGCATCTGAAATCGATCCCGCTGATTGCCATCGATCCCAAAGAGAGCGATACGACCAGAGTGGCTGACATTGTCATTCCGTCAGCGCAGGGAGCCATCGGCGCCGGGGGGATGGCGTACAGGATGGACCATATCCCCCTGATGTTCAAAAAGGTGGTTGAGTCACCCTACCCATCGGATCGGGAGATCATCGACCGCATCATCGCGAAGGTGAAGGCGATGAAGAGTTGCGGTAACGGCGCTCCCGCCCCGGCCGGTAGAGGCTGA
- a CDS encoding conserved hypothetical protein; putative protein involved in H4MPT cofactor biosynthesis (homologous to orf7 of M. extorquens) (Evidence 4 : Homologs of previously reported genes of unknown function): MSLAAQLACLLEVSADKPGNVTPFADFADTRYTDFLASSVILGQVLRKVATRATGTLVFDAVRQTRRLIDRNTNLGIALLFAPLAKAALRKGRRSLRSSLHSVLAALTPYDGQRIYEAIRLAEPGGLGQADRLDVRATHGRVPLLEAMRAAADRDSIAREYVTDFELTFTIGAPTLDCSLQELGDSEASVIQTYLTILSRVPDSLVARKCGVREAARISREAERILAIGGVCTEQGWRRLRRWDVALRKDGNRLNPGTTADLTASALFVVALEHGVECLLGRSAR; this comes from the coding sequence GTGTCTCTTGCCGCCCAGCTCGCCTGTTTGCTGGAGGTCAGCGCCGATAAGCCCGGGAACGTCACTCCGTTTGCCGATTTCGCCGACACTCGCTACACCGACTTTCTGGCGAGTTCCGTCATTCTGGGGCAGGTCCTGCGAAAGGTTGCAACGCGTGCGACCGGCACGCTGGTCTTCGACGCGGTTCGACAGACGAGACGACTGATCGACCGGAATACCAATCTGGGCATTGCACTCCTCTTTGCCCCCCTGGCAAAGGCGGCCCTGCGGAAGGGGCGTCGATCTCTCCGGTCCAGCCTTCACAGCGTCCTGGCCGCCCTTACCCCGTATGATGGTCAACGGATCTATGAGGCGATTCGTCTGGCTGAGCCAGGAGGCCTTGGACAGGCGGATCGGTTGGATGTCCGAGCGACCCATGGCAGGGTCCCACTCCTTGAGGCGATGCGCGCCGCGGCCGATCGGGACTCGATCGCGCGCGAGTATGTCACCGATTTCGAGCTTACCTTCACCATCGGCGCTCCGACCCTCGATTGTTCGCTCCAGGAGTTGGGCGACTCGGAAGCCTCGGTCATCCAGACCTACCTGACGATCCTCTCTCGCGTGCCGGACTCCCTCGTCGCGCGCAAATGCGGGGTGCGTGAGGCCGCCAGGATCTCACGGGAGGCGGAAAGGATTCTGGCCATCGGAGGGGTATGTACTGAGCAGGGGTGGCGCAGGCTTCGACGATGGGACGTCGCCCTCCGCAAGGACGGGAACCGTCTCAATCCAGGCACAACGGCCGACCTGACCGCCTCGGCGCTCTTTGTGGTGGCGTTAGAGCACGGGGTCGAATGTCTGCTGGGTCGCAGCGCACGCTGA
- a CDS encoding putative methylene tetrahydromethanopterin dehydrogenase (mtdB) (Evidence 3 : Function proposed based on presence of conserved amino acid motif, structural feature or limited homology; Product type pe : putative enzyme), which translates to MATERKHLLYFLTTETQPSPFDINMAYDAGFHAVIPYGGVNEESAVLLVQDIIFSRGPKGAKFSALFIGGNDIDSAERVRQAAAKSMFPPFQVSMMIDPKGSYTTAVALVAKAEKALGGLRGKQVAIPGGTGPVGIVAATLCVKLGAEVIIGSRQLSGVERLAQRLSAQTGGSVKGAAMATDEDKISHLRSADVILTTGKAGIQMISEAVLNALPSGKLVADVNAVPPTGIHNLAPNDDLKEVVPGIRGIGALAVGVLKYDVEIEMLETIRTSEKCVVLDETKALEIAQRRLSV; encoded by the coding sequence ATGGCGACCGAGCGAAAGCATCTACTCTATTTTTTGACGACGGAAACCCAACCGAGTCCGTTTGACATCAACATGGCGTACGATGCGGGCTTCCACGCCGTGATTCCATATGGTGGTGTGAATGAGGAGTCTGCAGTCCTGCTGGTGCAGGATATTATCTTCTCTCGAGGACCGAAAGGCGCCAAGTTCAGCGCGCTCTTCATCGGGGGTAACGACATAGACTCGGCCGAGCGGGTCCGTCAAGCCGCCGCAAAGAGTATGTTTCCCCCTTTCCAGGTGTCGATGATGATCGATCCCAAGGGGTCCTATACGACGGCCGTCGCGCTGGTCGCCAAGGCAGAGAAGGCACTGGGCGGATTGCGCGGCAAACAGGTAGCTATCCCTGGTGGAACAGGCCCAGTGGGTATCGTGGCAGCGACCCTCTGTGTGAAGCTAGGAGCCGAAGTCATTATCGGCTCCAGACAACTGAGCGGCGTAGAGCGTCTGGCTCAGCGGCTCTCAGCGCAGACGGGAGGCTCCGTAAAGGGCGCCGCGATGGCGACGGACGAGGACAAGATCTCGCACCTGCGTAGCGCCGATGTGATCCTGACGACCGGTAAGGCGGGTATCCAGATGATTTCCGAGGCGGTCCTGAACGCGCTCCCGTCGGGGAAGCTCGTGGCCGACGTTAATGCTGTTCCTCCGACCGGTATCCATAACCTGGCGCCGAATGACGACCTCAAAGAGGTTGTGCCTGGTATCAGGGGCATCGGGGCGCTGGCGGTTGGGGTTCTGAAGTATGATGTCGAGATCGAGATGCTCGAAACAATCCGAACCTCAGAGAAGTGTGTGGTGCTCGACGAGACGAAAGCCCTGGAGATTGCCCAAAGACGGCTGTCCGTCTGA
- the fae gene encoding Formaldehyde activating enzyme (Fae) (Evidence 2b : Function of strongly homologous gene; Product type e : enzyme), which produces MSMRDIMVGESLAGDGNEVAHIDLMIGPKNGPVGAVMAQRLAQQSAGHSALLAVVAPNLLAKPATVMFNKVTIKGAKQAVQMFGPAQAAVAKAVVDSVAEGVIPAKDAEDLAIVVGVFIHWEADDNKKIFDYNYQATKESIARALAEQPSMSEILAQKDKVKHPFA; this is translated from the coding sequence ATGTCGATGCGTGATATCATGGTTGGCGAGTCATTGGCAGGTGACGGTAATGAGGTGGCCCACATTGATCTGATGATCGGTCCCAAGAACGGTCCGGTCGGCGCCGTCATGGCACAGCGTCTTGCTCAGCAGAGTGCGGGCCACAGCGCCCTCCTGGCGGTCGTGGCGCCGAATTTGCTGGCGAAGCCTGCGACGGTCATGTTCAACAAGGTGACGATCAAGGGGGCAAAGCAGGCGGTCCAGATGTTCGGCCCGGCCCAGGCGGCCGTGGCGAAGGCCGTGGTGGACAGCGTCGCAGAGGGTGTGATCCCCGCGAAGGATGCTGAAGATCTGGCGATCGTTGTCGGTGTCTTCATCCACTGGGAAGCCGATGACAATAAGAAGATCTTCGACTACAACTATCAGGCGACTAAAGAGTCGATCGCGCGGGCATTGGCAGAGCAGCCCTCGATGAGCGAGATCCTGGCGCAGAAGGATAAGGTCAAGCATCCATTCGCGTAG
- a CDS encoding Putative formylmethanofuran dehydrogenase, subunit D (FwdD) (Evidence 3 : Function proposed based on presence of conserved amino acid motif, structural feature or limited homology; Product type pe : putative enzyme): MPETQFILITGRSTKQGSSAHLGKDAQEYRDEVSTLQMNLKDIEAIGLQDGVQARVTSNYGSIVVKLKKTDIPQGIVFIPYGELSNALIGPDTQATGMPDSKGITVEVGRHD; encoded by the coding sequence GTGCCCGAGACACAGTTTATATTGATCACCGGCCGATCGACCAAGCAGGGAAGTTCAGCCCATCTCGGGAAGGACGCCCAGGAGTACCGGGACGAGGTCTCGACCTTGCAGATGAACCTCAAGGATATCGAAGCGATAGGATTACAGGATGGGGTTCAGGCGCGGGTCACATCGAACTACGGTTCGATCGTGGTCAAATTGAAGAAAACCGATATCCCGCAGGGAATCGTCTTTATTCCTTATGGAGAACTGAGTAACGCCCTGATCGGTCCGGATACCCAGGCTACAGGGATGCCGGATTCAAAGGGGATCACGGTGGAGGTTGGACGCCATGACTGA